One Antedon mediterranea chromosome 1, ecAntMedi1.1, whole genome shotgun sequence genomic window, ATGAACAGCCCGGCCCCTGACTGTGCAGTAGGCCTAGGGCCCTACAGTATATTTGGCTTAAAGGCTGTGAAAAAAATGTCGCTAGACCCTTCttggctactactactagccctAGAtggatataataattatacttatttataatttatataagtatattattattatatatataatttaaacaaaattatattgtCTTTAATTTTCAGTACAGAACAATATAGAAAAATGCCACTTTTTGGTGGACCAAATTTTACACCCAAAAAAACACCGCCACGAAGATCTTCATCTTTAAATAACTTAAACAAGCTTGAAAGTTCAATCAGAGAAGAAGAGTATGGTTTGCAATATGACGTAGCCAGACTAAAACTGGGAGGACAGGAGCTGAAGTTTGATAAAGAAAATGGTGTTTGGATTTCAGGTCTGTCTATTTAACTTgtgtatttatcatttttagttTTATACCATCAAAAATTgcattattttgacaaaactattttattttttagatggAGGTGGAGGAGGTGGTGGTGTTAGCCAGCGAGAATTTATCAAGTTACGTAAACAAAATCAGAAACTTCTTgaagaaaacaatttgttaaaattGAAATTAGAAGTTTTACTCGACATGGTAGGTATATAGAGTCAGCCTTTGGCCAGAGATGTTTGGTTTTATGAAACTGAAAGAGTAGAAACAAATATTAGTTTCCATAGACTGTAAAATCTTTTTTGAGATTTTATATGCCTCTTTTGTTACTTGTGTTTTCTTGTCTTATTTTAAAAGCTTGCAGAAACCACTGCTGAGAAACATTTCCTAGAGAAAGAAATTGGAGATTACGGTACGGGAACGACGAGTAGTAAACGAAGCACAAAGAGGTGAAAGTTTGAAGTTGCCTGCTGCTGTATATAAACTAATAATACTATAAACTTGATGACCGACTTTATCaactttgttttgaaaataaatgtatctcATGATTTTGCAGTTTTTGTACAGTAGTGTTTCATGTATTTTTAATTGCGTTAATAAAAAAGAGCTGTTTTCATCAAAGATTCTATAGGCAAACAgtttaaagccttgtctactgTGACagaaatatgtgatgtgcccatatttggacatgatgtcataacactactactacttttgggtatatcactaccatatttggacacattacattatcaaaccagtttgacaaaaaaagtgtggacagagctttacactttTGTCGTAAATGTGAAGTAGTTACTGCAGCAGATCAAATGTTACTGCTGTacctatatttatattgttaattaaaagtaTACAAACATGTATTACagtataaaatgtgtttttttaaatacattaattattctGCAACCATGAGCCAACTACTAGCTACCtaaaaatttgaattaattttcCAAATGTTAATATCAGTGCAGTTGTAGGCTTCAAAATAGGCTAGTAGATTATACAGCTACCTAGCCCAGTTGGTTGGGCTAGTAGATTATACAGCTACTGCACGTAGTCCAGTTGGTTGGGCTAGTAGATTATACAGCTACTGTACGTAGCCCAGTTGGTTAACAATGCCATGCAGACACTGACGCTCATTTTCACAACAAATCCACTGAATAAAGTAAAGTAAGCtgaataatatttttgatttattatttgataaaattCTGTAAATGTATAAAGGGTCACTATCAATGCTGCATTCCACCCATAACTGGAGGTCCCAGTCCTGTAGGTATTCCTGACATGCCTCCTGATGCAGCATTTGGCCCTAGAAGAAtctgaaaaaataaacatttaatattgtcaaataaaaaaaaacactccaCCAGGTTAGTAAAAACCAGACTTTACAATCATCGACAACACAAGATCTGTTtccaaaacaataattatttgatattagcacactgtttttttaataatacagtattaccaCAGGtcttgtcttttaaggcgagtgagtgcgatcactcacctaacacactcctaaactgcccttgaggagtgcgatttacaacacgccttaatttggtaaacttctacacacgaaaataaaaacagcacacctacagcacccctgaatgtattgaggagtgcaatttgtaacACACCTatgattttcaaaagacaaggcctgattACCATATTTACTGAGAAAACCTATACAGTTTCTGTGTAGAAATTTAGGGTCTGTAATAAAATGTGAGcttgtaaatttaatttatcaaCCTTAAAAAGATTgcaaattacaaaacaaaatttgatgttTTGATATGTTACAATTCATTCACACAAACCTGTCTTTGATGTTGTAATTGTGCTTGTTGCATTTGCGCCATCTCAGCCTCGAAAACAATCGgtaaaaacaaaatcataaaagAAGTAGAAGCAATCCAGGCCGCACTTTTTCCAAACTTGAAGGCATTGACTGTACCGCTCCATGTAAGGCTTGCTGCTGAACTACCTACAATACGAACTGCTGGTGGGAACATCTCAGAGAGAGCACATATTCTTTCAAATATGGTTTCATCTTCAaattcctgaaaaaaaaaacataaaataaaaccttttattaataattatattacttacttactagTTTAGTAGgcttatttattaatttaattaaacctCTGAAGATGTTATATCTatgttattaaacaataaaacaaatatgtaatGATAATACATTGCCCTAAATACACAGTATAACAAGTTGAAAGGGCTAGGCCCAAGAAGTAGACTATCCAATGAGTCTGAGAGGATGAGGCTATGTCGCCCCTGCCCTGCGGTGGTGTAGTCAACAGCAACTACCTAGCTTGGAGGCCTAACATAAGACTCGATAACATGTTAATTTTTATGTCCACACCATTAAATATACAGAGAAAAACTAAATATGGATACCGTACGTACCTCTTCTAATTGCGAGTCTTCGATAACCTCTCGAATCGTTAATTCATCAGccattctttttactttttttaaacacgcTTTTACCACCGCAGCACAACGCACACCGTGAAACTTTCGCTCGACTTTGATAATAACCGCCCTCTCCAGGTTTTGTGCAAACTCTGACTCGACCATGGAGAGCAATTGCCCAACTGCCGACTCTCGACCATGGACCTAATTTAGTCCATTGTTCTTGTCGTACTATACAGTCTTTGATTGACTCGAGTCCTCTCCAGTAAGTAGTAAAATGGCTACTTATAACTGCTAGAACAATACTGAATATGGGATATACAGTTGTATTGTATACGGATTGTATtgtatagaaaatataaaaatattggaGATGCAAATAGGGTAAGTTCGGCAACAACACCGACTCATCATAATTCAAAACTTTTACAGACACtttaacatgtttttaattttactttattcaacaaaaaaatatagcacGAAGTACACACATAATGGTAATGAAAGTAAAAAACATACAGGATTTAAAgttaatacttattattatacaatgagAAAATTCAATATATGGTCATAAAAATCGATAAAAgaattaatataggcctaaatgtatcTATGTTAAATCTAAAGTAGAACGAGTGCAATTATAAATTGATAGAGAATAATCGATTAGCAAAATACagtgtttttagaaaaattgtGAAATTTCAGAGTCATGcccaaattgttattattagtgttGTTCAGTCTCTGTTTACAAGCGCTTTTTTGACATTAATTTGCTGATTCATGTTAAAAGCTTAAAATGACAACATAACATATAGagtcatcttcatcatcttgGTAACTTAACCTTCCTACAGCAGTCTGCGTATCTTCATCTCTGTAGTTTTCAATGAATAGTAATATGTTTTCCATGTTTTCCACACAACACCAGTAGCGAACTGCTCGGTTTCTCCCTCCAAGTACAACCCATTCAGGTTAGAACTATGACAGGAAGTGTACCACCAAGCTCCTTTGTATGTTACAGCACACGATGATGACTCGTTCTCGTCATTGTCTTGGTCAGATGTTGAAAATGGTTTATTACCGTGGCCACTCAGTGAATTACctgtaataaaagaaaaattattaatcTCGTCGAGTTTGAACACGCTAAACCCTGTTCATCTACTAACTTTTTAGTCAGGTACAGTTATCCGCCGAGTAATAGACACACGCATGTAAATTAGAAACTTTAATTTTCTTTACTCCACAATCTCTAAAGTAACAACAGAACGTTCGTGCGTCCGTACGTCAACCATTCTGAAAGGACGCTTCTGTTTTGGTTTATATTTCTTCGTAATCTTTGGTACACATCAAATATATTACTCCATTTTTTGACATCGGCCTACTGCAGTACACTAAACGAGACTGCACTGAAGTGCATGTGAAATGTCATTACACTACACATGAAAAActcattaatatttaaataaaataagctttACCTGCATCACCACTATAAGTGCCAATAACCAGTTTGTAGTTTGTGCTCTCATCACCTAATCGAAAGTTTTCGTAACGAGCATACGCAGACTCTCCGTCGAAAGAAGTCATGTCTACTCTCATTTCAAAGTGACCGGCAGACGTAATACGGTATATGTTGTCGTTACCAAGCCAATGCTCACTATTTACATTTCCAAACCCAGATTTATAAGCCGCCCATCCTCTGTAAAAATCTGTAGTTCCGTCTTCTCGTCTTTGAAAGACCTTTAGAAGTTAAGAAAAACAGTATTACGCATTACGCGCACGGTGTATACAATACCAGAGTATGGcctaactcttccctgatacgACACAGTTTCAAAATGATCTCTACGCCTTACCGTCCATCCACCTCCATCAGTCACCATGTCACAGTATACACGAATGGGTTTACCTCCATCATGTGGATCAATCGTGTACTCTCCACTTTGTGCTTGGCTGTCTCTATCAAGAACTTCAGTGCAATCTCGTGGTTTccctttaaaaacaaaataattctgGGATGATTATTAAATCCCATTATAAAaccaaatgttaaaaaaaaaaaattattacgtGGTTATCTTTAGTGAGGTTGGTTGTACCATGTTATTTCACCAaggttttataataattctttcAACCATGCTGATCAGCTTTTACCGATATTCTTGATTTATAGGTTGAGTTTTATTTTTACCTTTTTCATTTGAACAAGTCTCTTCATTACCACATCCATTTTTGACCACAACTGTACAATGACAGCCGTCTTGCTCTTTTGTCACATGGCTGTTTGAATGTACCTTAGCCACCATCAGTGACAGCACGATCAGCCTAACCAACATTTTACTTCTCAATCCTGTTCAGACTGTATCAGACAATGAATAAAACAGTAGGGTGAAGCGTATTTTATAGCAAGTAGTCAGATATTGTAATCAGAGGTGGGCCAGTATCCGGCTATTATTTAAGCTATTTAATCCATCGTTAACGAAGGAAGGAAACTTTTTTTACTCCATAATAAAGGAATAGTCACGTCGCCGATACAATCCTCTAACGGTTTGACCTCATCTTCTTATTCACATTTTCATGGATGAAGAAAGCCTTTCTATTAACTCGCGCACAGTATAATTACAACCATTTCTACAATTAAAGTACATACTATACATTGTCGTGTGATTTTGGCTTCGATTAAAAAGCCTGTGAAACCTCTATTATGTGTGTATAAAATATTGCGATGATTTCGGGGTCATCCCAATTGTGGAGATACACCTTTGTGTATGTCACTAATACATATAAAAATTGACTATGACTACAGTTTGCGGTtgcacttttattttttcaataattgaCATGAAAAACTATATTTGTTACAAAGAGTATAAAGATAACACATTAGTAGCAAAAACGGAGTAAATCgagttaggcctacataatattttgtaattggaTAAAATAGGAAtccatttaaaatataaatatgttaaatgtaTAAAATTAGAAACGAAAACGagcaaaattataaattattaaaaagttAGTAGATTAGCAACTTGATTAGAAAAATACGATAATTACCAATTCTTTTAAAGAGCTGGTTAGGTGTGGGTTGAGTTCAATGGTGATTTGGAAAATTGCAAAGAGAATAGATTCAGATTAAATGTATTGTCATGAATGTATAACGCACAACATAACgaaaacaatgtatttatagtataatttattttagtatCATCTTCCGCTTATTATTTCAGTCTCCGTATCTTCATCTCTGTAGTTTTCAATGAATAGTAATATGTTTTCCATGTTTTCCACACAACACCAGTAGCGTAGGCCTACTGCTCGGTTTCTCCCTCCAAGTACAACCCATTCAGGTTAGAATCATGACAGGCAGTGTACCACCAAGCTCCTTTGAATGTTACAGCACACGATGTTCcgtattcatcattattttggTCGGATGTTGAAAATGGTTTATTATTATGGCCACTTAGGGAATCACCTGCCAAATAAAAGTAGCAGAGAACGGACGTGAGAAAAAGGGCAGAGAGGGATGGAGAAGGAAGGCAATGGAGGGTGACCTCGAGCTGCGTTAAAAAGGAAGGAGAGATTGGAGCTGGGAAAGCCCAGAAGCAGGATCTCAAGGCAGGGAAATATGTATGGTTATATAATTCGGCGAAAACTGTAGGGAGATCACCAAAACTGTAAGTGGCATGGGCCATACCTAATTATCAAGAAGCTATCTGAGGTGGTTACCGGATCCAAGAGGGACCGAGAAAGAAACCAAAAGTCGTGCATGTGGACCGACTGAAGCCATACGAGAGTTCTGGAAAGCTTGTAAGGTGGTTCAGGTGGCATTTACGAGGGTACAGCCTACTGGTTGTGTTACTATTGGAGTTATAGTTGAGCCAGAGGGTACAGCCTACTGGTTGTGTTACTATTGGAGTTATAGTTGAGCCAGAGGGTACAGCCTGTGTTACTATTGGTTGGAGTTATAGTTGAGCCAGAGGGTACAGTCTATCGGTTGTGTTACTATTTGAGACATAGTGAGCCGGAGGTTGCACCTACTGGTTGTATCACTATTTGAAACATAGTGAGCTGGAGGTTGCACCTATTGGTTGTATTACTATTTGAGACATAGTGAGCCGGAGGTTGCACCTACTGGTTGTATTACTAGTTGAGACATAGTTGAGCTGGAGGTtgcaccattgttggtggttacgttgctgttggaggttacgccattgttggtggttacgttgctgttggaggttacgccattgttggtggttacgttgttgttggaggttacgccattgttggtggttacgttgctattggaggttacgccattgttggtggttacgctgCTATTGGAGGTTACGCCATTACTGGTGGTTACGCTGTTGTTTCAAGTCCGGCGTAAGATCAACACTAAtctgaattaattattttaatcggTTGTCACTTTATAATTTGGAATCATAGAAAGAATAAAGGAGACCACTTCAGAAATTGTAActgatttgtttgtttcattcgAGTGTACCGTTGTAACCGCAGACCCACCCCCAAAGGGAACGAACCGATTTTCGTTACAATATTGCTAATTAGTGTGTATTCTGTGTGTTTATTATGCCAACAACTATGACTTGATTTGTCAACGCAATGTATATACTTTACCTCAACTGAACACAGACGCATTATCATTAAACCATGGACCTAATTTATAAGTCCATGATTAAACCATACGTGAAATATCGCACCATTGaactatgtattttatttcacaGTTAAATTAGAATATGCCTTACCTGCATCACCACTGTAAGTGCCAACAATCACTTTGTAGTTTGTGCTCTCATCACCAATTCGGAAATTGTCGTAGCGAGCATAAACAGACTCTCCTTCGAAAGTAGTCATGTCAATTCTCAATTCAAAGTGACCAGCAGACGTAATACGGTATATGTTGTCGTTACCAAGCCAATGCTCACTATTTACATTTCCAAACCCAGATTTGTAAGCCTCCCATCCTCTGAAAAAATCTGTAGTTCCGTATTCTCGCCTTTGAAAGACCTTTAAGAAAACAGTACAGGTATATTATGATTAAGCTCCGTttactctatcaaactagtttatttgacaaacaagtgtgatgtacccaatggtagtgatatgacgtcatcgtgtctataggcacactttttttttgctttatgcAATGTGTAAACACCAATACGACAGACACCTTCTGATCAAAAAATGATACGCCTTACCGTCCTTCCACCGCCATCAGTTACCATGTCACAGTATACACGAATGGCGTCACCTCCATCATTTGGATCAATCATGTATGATCCACTTTGTGCTTGGCTGTCTCTATCAAGAATGTCAGTGCAGACTTGTGGTTtccctttaaaaataaaataattctggAATgtgattattaaaataccattatTGAAACCAAGCAGCTTGCATGAATATTACGAAAACCAACATCATAAATAATGGATCTTGCACGTGATAATTAAACAACAGCGAGCCTGTAAACATCCTCACTTTCCATTCTACTAAACCAAGAAAAGACGAAGGAAAATAAAATCCATCCTGCATCGTGTAATAGACAGAAGTGAAGTTGACAGATCGCAGTTCCTCAAAGATGGGTTCAGCTACAAAACATAacacatatatttaaaaaaatgcatatatatatatacatgatAGTGGTCTAGTGGGATGCAGGGGCATGACATTATTTTGACATGCAGTGTCCGTAAGCGCTAACTGCATACAGTCAATAGTCACCATATGTGATCAGTATCACGTTTATAAGGACCAGTACCAGTACCTGAGTAACACCAAgactttttttaattcataattacccctataggcctattttgataTATTGGTTTAGCGGAGATGTAAGTTTATCTTTACCTTTTTCATTTGAACAAGTCTCGTCATTACCACATCCATTTTTTACAACAAGTGTGCAATGATAACCGTCTTGTTCTTTTGTCACATGACTGTTCGAAACTGCCAAAGTCAGCATCTGTGACAGGGTGATAAACCTCATCAACATCTTTAATTACTTCTCAATTCTGTTCAGAGTTCCTAGAAAAGAAATGAAAGAGTAGAGTGAAGCAAGCGTACTTTATAGTTAAGTAGTCAGGAAAAACGTTTACTATAATAATCTGTTATAATCAGAGGTGGGTAACTAAATATGCAAGTATCCGGCTATTATCTAAGCCATCGTTAAAGAAGGAAAGAAACtagttgttttttaaatttcatttatatggCGCTTTACTAATACTACTTCAACTAATTATAACAAGTACGGAGATAGAGAGAGTCAAGTCGTCGCCGAGATACAGTCCTGCAGTCAAACGGGTTTGACTTCATCTTCTTCTCCACACCCACCGTATGTCATACCATAAATATCAATACGATTGATTCCCATAGATGAAGGAAGCACACGATTATCTCGCGCAGTATATTACAACCGATTTTTTGTTTGGAAGAGATATTAAGGTGAACTAACAGTTGTGGCCTCTTTTTAGTGTatgtaaattatgtaataattattatgtaataataattattaaataattaattaattattaaataaataataataattatgtaataatacacAACAAATTGACTATGACACAGTTtgcattttaacttttatatttcatcatgaaaaataattatcttttcTATGAAAACCTTtctttattcaattaatatataaaaagtacattaatagCAAGAAACAATGGTAAGcctaataacataataaaacataataataacataagaAAAACATG contains:
- the LOC140052594 gene encoding protein chibby homolog 1-like codes for the protein MPLFGGPNFTPKKTPPRRSSSLNNLNKLESSIREEEYGLQYDVARLKLGGQELKFDKENGVWISDGGGGGGGVSQREFIKLRKQNQKLLEENNLLKLKLEVLLDMLAETTAEKHFLEKEIGDYGTGTTSSKRSTKR
- the LOC140052599 gene encoding mitochondrial import receptor subunit TOM22 homolog — encoded protein: MADELTIREVIEDSQLEEEFEDETIFERICALSEMFPPAVRIVGSSAASLTWSGTVNAFKFGKSAAWIASTSFMILFLPIVFEAEMAQMQQAQLQHQRQILLGPNAASGGMSGIPTGLGPPVMGGMQH
- the LOC140052466 gene encoding ficolin-1-like, yielding MLVRLIVLSLMVAKVHSNSHVTKEQDGCHCTVVVKNGCGNEETCSNEKGKPRDCTEVLDRDSQAQSGEYTIDPHDGGKPIRVYCDMVTDGGGWTVFQRREDGTTDFYRGWAAYKSGFGNVNSEHWLGNDNIYRITSAGHFEMRVDMTSFDGESAYARYENFRLGDESTNYKLVIGTYSGDAGNSLSGHGNKPFSTSDQDNDENESSSCAVTYKGAWWYTSCHSSNLNGLYLEGETEQFATGVVWKTWKTYYYSLKTTEMKIRRLL